A region from the Geotrypetes seraphini chromosome 10, aGeoSer1.1, whole genome shotgun sequence genome encodes:
- the MMD gene encoding monocyte to macrophage differentiation factor isoform X1 translates to MYLRLEARKEMTFPKRSSSFDKFMNHRAPANCRYKPTWYEHAANCYTHAFLIVPAIVGSTLLHRLSDDRWEKITACIYGIGLCALFIVSTVFHIVSWKKSHLRTMEHCFHMCDRMVIYIFIAASYAPWLNLRELGPLASHMRWFIWLMAAGGTVYVFLYHERYKIIELLFYLAMGFSPALVVTSMNNTDGIHELAWGGVIYCLGVVFFKSDGIIPFAHAIWHLFVALAAAVHYYAIWKYLYKTPSTDFLWHL, encoded by the exons AAAAGAAATGACCTTTCCCAAGAGGAGTTCTTCTTTTGACAAATTCATGAACCATCGCGCACCGGCAAACTGCCGCTATAAACCTACTTGGTATGAACATGCTGCTAACTGTTATACCCATGCA TTCCTCATTGTGCCAGCCATTGTGGGAAGCACACTCCTCCATCGGCTGTCAGATGATCGATGGGAAAAGATAACTGCTTGCATATATGGAATAGGCCTCTGTGCCCTGTTCATCGTTTCCACTGTGTTCCATATTGTTTCATGGAAAAAGAGTCACCTAAG GACAATGGAGCATTGTTTTCACATGTGTGACCGAATGGTGATCTATATCTTCATTGCTGCATCCTATGCACCCTG GTTAAATTTACGAGAGCTTGGACCTTTGGCATCTCATATGCGTTGGTTTATATGGCTTATGGCTGCTGGAGGAACGGTCTATGTATTTCTTTACCATGAAAG gtATAAAATCATTGAACTCCTCTTTTATTTGGCAATGGGATTTTCTCCTGCCTTGGTAGTAACATCAATG aACAACACTGATGGGATTCACGAATTGGCCTGGGGAGGAGTCATTTACTGTTTGGGCGTGGTCTTTTTCAAGAGCGATGGAATCATTCCTTTTGCCCACGCTATCTGGCACCTGTTTGTAGCCCTGGCAGCTGCAGTCCACTATTACGCTATTTGGAAATACCTTTACAAAACCCCTTCCACAGACTTCCTCTGGCATTTATGA
- the MMD gene encoding monocyte to macrophage differentiation factor isoform X2, with protein sequence MTFPKRSSSFDKFMNHRAPANCRYKPTWYEHAANCYTHAFLIVPAIVGSTLLHRLSDDRWEKITACIYGIGLCALFIVSTVFHIVSWKKSHLRTMEHCFHMCDRMVIYIFIAASYAPWLNLRELGPLASHMRWFIWLMAAGGTVYVFLYHERYKIIELLFYLAMGFSPALVVTSMNNTDGIHELAWGGVIYCLGVVFFKSDGIIPFAHAIWHLFVALAAAVHYYAIWKYLYKTPSTDFLWHL encoded by the exons ATGACCTTTCCCAAGAGGAGTTCTTCTTTTGACAAATTCATGAACCATCGCGCACCGGCAAACTGCCGCTATAAACCTACTTGGTATGAACATGCTGCTAACTGTTATACCCATGCA TTCCTCATTGTGCCAGCCATTGTGGGAAGCACACTCCTCCATCGGCTGTCAGATGATCGATGGGAAAAGATAACTGCTTGCATATATGGAATAGGCCTCTGTGCCCTGTTCATCGTTTCCACTGTGTTCCATATTGTTTCATGGAAAAAGAGTCACCTAAG GACAATGGAGCATTGTTTTCACATGTGTGACCGAATGGTGATCTATATCTTCATTGCTGCATCCTATGCACCCTG GTTAAATTTACGAGAGCTTGGACCTTTGGCATCTCATATGCGTTGGTTTATATGGCTTATGGCTGCTGGAGGAACGGTCTATGTATTTCTTTACCATGAAAG gtATAAAATCATTGAACTCCTCTTTTATTTGGCAATGGGATTTTCTCCTGCCTTGGTAGTAACATCAATG aACAACACTGATGGGATTCACGAATTGGCCTGGGGAGGAGTCATTTACTGTTTGGGCGTGGTCTTTTTCAAGAGCGATGGAATCATTCCTTTTGCCCACGCTATCTGGCACCTGTTTGTAGCCCTGGCAGCTGCAGTCCACTATTACGCTATTTGGAAATACCTTTACAAAACCCCTTCCACAGACTTCCTCTGGCATTTATGA